A window of the Patagioenas fasciata isolate bPatFas1 chromosome 32, bPatFas1.hap1, whole genome shotgun sequence genome harbors these coding sequences:
- the LOC136113916 gene encoding suppressor of SWI4 1 homolog, protein MGRPGKSKHQKKERAAARHQAQQDFATVPHSFVFHRGRGGRNLRQLVGDVRKVMEPFTARALKVRKNNSLKDFVAVAGPLGVTHFLVFSKSSSSINFKLFRLPGGPTLTFKVLQYSLIKDVVSSLKRHRMHEQQFTHHPLLVLSNFGLQQIQVKVMASMFQNMFPSINVHRVNLNNIKRCLLIAYDAETQQLHFRHYSVKVVPVGVSKGLKKLLQEKFPNMSRLEDISELLVKDINLSESEAEQDGTHNTLELPQAYAGRGNMKEQQSAVRLTEIGPRMTLQLVKVEEGLAQGNVLYHGFVHKTESEVREMLARKEAKLRLKAERRHKQEADVERKRRQREAQREKSLAGMRRKRQQDGDSDAEDPGAPEQPEVAEHSESDNDAEYYREEVGEEPDKDLFPKRKRSSSGAAPLRKRRRQSQPEDPGSAVPGKGDAAQRDPRQRGGTGKGAMGRKPRRRTHRGGDGGAARPKGRGKVLTKGKMIFRRPGRAKKGKRSHRIASDSTHFPTRNHHPALGGRPAGPPLASPLATAAPLTRCGNFSAIQESLWPVLAAQFPPALLGNAAAVYRLAATARSWHSGSVYSFHLALSGLLYSLSLPFLAAYYYPPKDWRYGAALCRLERFLFNCNLYGGIFFLACISLNRFLAIVHPLRTRGRLHRRGAQALSAVVWALAAALAAPTLFFAELREDGEGATECLGSAAPERLPRFYPYSLAVAALGCALPFVLTAACYAAVLRTVWRNRHLEPVEKRKVGLLVGAGVALYAFSYLPYHVFRNLNLRRRLLAPGAENCGVSRAVHAAAQVCKILVNLNVCLQPLLYAALPDSAPSCCGANAAGERAEHAEMRPVA, encoded by the exons aTGGGGCGGCCGGGCAAA AGCAAGCACCAGAAGAAGGAGCGGGCGGCCGCGCGGCACCAGGCCCAGCAGGACTTCGCCACCGTCCCCCACTCCTTCGTCTTCCACCGCGGGCGCGGCGGCAGGAACCTGCGGCAGCTGGTGGGCGAcgtgaggaaggtgatggagccctTCACCGCCAGAGCCCTCAAG GTGCGCAAGAACAACTCTCTGAAGGACTTTGTGGCGGTGGCCGGACCCTTGGGGGTCACACACTTCTTGGTTTTCAGCAAATCCTCCTCCAGCATCAACTTT aagCTTTTCCGCCTGCCCGGGGGCCCGACCTTGACATTCAAGGTGCTGCAG taCTCGCTGATCAAGGACGTGGTGTCGTCCCTCAAGCGGCACCGCATGCACGAGCAGCAGTTCACCCACCACCCCCTCCTGGTCCTCAGCAACTTCGGGCTCCAGCAGATCCAGGTCAAGGTCATGGCCAGCATGTTCCAGAACATGTTCCCCTCCATCAACGTCCACAGG GTCAACCTCAACAACATCAAGCGCTGTTTGCTCATCGCCTACGACGCCGAGACACAACAACTCCATTTCAGGCACTA caGCGTGAAGGTCGTTCCCGTGGGCGTCAGCAAAGGCCTCAAGAAGCTGCTGCAGGAGAAGTTCCCCAACATGAGCCGCTTGGAAGACATCAGCGAACTCCTGGTCAA GGACATCAACCTCTCGGAGAGCGAAGCCGAGCAGGATGGGACCCACAACACGCTGGAGCTACCGCAGGCGTACGCCGGCCGCGGTAACATGAAGGAGCAGCAAAGCGCCGTGCGCCTCACCGAG ATCGGCCCCCGCATGACGCTGCAGCTCGTGAAGGTCGAGGAGGGGCTGGCGCAGGGCAACGTGCTCTACCACGGTTTTG TGCACAAGACGGAGAGCGAGGTGCGGGAGATGCTGGCGCGGAAGGAGGCGAAGCTGCGGCTCAAGGCGGAGCGGCGGCACAAGCAGGAGGCGGACGTGGAGCGCAAGCGGCGGCAGCGCGAGGCGCAGAG GGAGAAGAGCCTGGCCGGGATGCGGCGGAAACGGCAGCAGGACGGTGACAGCGACGCCGAGGACCCCGGCGCGCCGGAGCAGCCGGAGGTGGCGGAGCATTCAGAGAGCGACAACGATGCCGAATATTACCGGGAGGAGGTGGGCGAGGAGCCCGATAAAG ATCTCTTCCCCAAGCGGAAGCGAAGCTCCTCGGGCGCCGCGCCCTTGCGGAAGCGCCGCCGGCAAAGCCAACCGGAGGATCCCGGCTCCGCGGTGCCGGGGAAGGGAGACGCGGCACAGAGGGACCCGCGGCAGCGCGGCGGCACCGGGAAAGGGGCGATGGGGCGCAAACCGCGCCGAAGAACCCACCGGGGGGGTGACGGCGGCGCCGCGAGGCCGAAGGGCAGAGGGAAGGTGCTGACGAAGGGGAAGATGATTTTCCGGCGGCCGGGCCGTGCCAAGAAGGGGAAGCGGT CGCACCGCATTGCCAGCGACTCCACCCACTTCCCTACCCGCAACCACCACCCCGCGCTCGGGGGGCGACCGGCAGGACCCCCCCTTGCGTCCCCCCTCGCCACGGCGGCTCCGCTCACCCGCTGCGGCAACTTCAGCGCCATCCAGGAGTCTCTGTGGCCGGTGCTGGCGGCGCAATTCCCACCGGCGCTGCTGGGCAACGCCGCCGCCGTTTACCGCTTGGCCGCCACGGCGCGCTCCTGGCACAGCGGCTCCGTCTACTCCTTCCACCTGGCGCTCAGCGGGCTCCTCTACTCCCTGTCGCTGCCGTTTTTAGCCGCGTATTACTACCCGCCCAAGGATTGGCGCTACGGCGCGGCGCTGTGCAGGCTCGAGCGCTTCCTCTTCAACTGCAACCTCTACGGCGGCATCTTCTTCCTCGCCTGCATCAGCCTCAACCGCTTCCTCGCCATCGTGCACCCGCTGCGGACGCGCGGGCGGCTGCACCGCCGCGGCGCCCAGGCGCTGAGCGCGGTCGTTTGGGCGCTGGCCGCGGCGCTTGCGGCGCCCACCTTGTTCTTCGCCGAGCTGCGGGAAGACGGGGAAGGCGCCACGGAGTGTTTGGGGAGCGCGGCGCCGGAGCGGTTGCCGCGGTTCTACCCGTACAGCCTGGCCGTGGCGGCGCTGGGCTGCGCGCTGCCGTTCGTCCTCACCGCCGCCTGCTACGCCGCAGTTCTCCGCACCGTTTGGCGCAACCGTCACCTCGAGCCGGTGGAGAAGCGCAAAGTGGGGTTGTTGGTGGGTGCCGGGGTGGCTCTTTACGCCTTTTCCTACCTCCCGTACCACGTTTTCCGGAACCTCAACCTGCGGCGGCGTTTGCTGGCGCCCGGCGCGGAGAATTGCGGTGTGTCCAGAGCCGTCCATGCCGCCGCGCAGGTCTGCAAGATCCTGGTGAACCTCAACGTCTGCCTGCAGCCGCTGCTCTACGCCGCGCTGCCCGACAGCGCGCCGAGCTGCTGCGGTGCCAACGCCGCCGGCGAGCGCGCCGAGCACGCCGAGATGCGCCCGGTGGCCTAA
- the EIF3G gene encoding eukaryotic translation initiation factor 3 subunit G, whose amino-acid sequence MPTGDYDSKPSWADQVEEEGGEDDKCITSELLKDIPLPGVLGGSLSAEAELLKGGPLPSPKELINGNIKTITEYREEEDGRKVKIIRTFRIETRKASKAVARRKNWKKFGNSEFDAPGPNVATTTVSDDVFMTFITSKEDLNCQEEEDPMNKLKGQKIVSCRICKGDHWTTRCPYKDTLGPMQKELAEQLGLSTGEKEKLPGEPEPVQAQTSKTGKYVPPSLRDGASRRGESMQPNRRADDNATIRVTNLSEDTRETDLQELFRPFGSISRIYLAKDKTTGQSKGFAFISFHRREDAARAIAGVSGFGYDHLILNVEWAKPSTN is encoded by the exons ATGCCGACCGGCGACTACGA CTCCAAGCCCAGCTGGGCCGACCAGGTGGAAGAGGAGGGTGGAGAGGACG ACAAATGCATCACCAGCGAGCTGCTGAAGGACATCCCCCTgcccggggtgctggggggcagcctGAGCGCCGAGGCCGAGCTGCTGAAGGGAG GGCCGCTCCCCTCCCCGAAAGAGCTCATTAACGGCAACATCAAAACCATCACGGAGTATCGCGAGGAGGAGGATGGGCGCAAGGTGAAG ATCATCCGCACCTTCCGCATCGAAACCAGGAAGGCGTCCAAGGCGGTGGCGCGTCGGAAG AACTGGAAGAAATTCGGCAACTCGGAATTCGACGCCCCCGGCCCCAACGTCGCCACCACCACCGTGAGCGACGACGTCTTCATGACCTTCATCACCAGCAaggag GACCTGAActgccaggaggaggaggatccCATGAACAAACTGAAGGGGCAGAAGATCGTTTCGTGCCGCATCTGCAAAGGCGACCACTGGACGACGCGTTGTCCCTACAAGGACACGCTGGGGCCCATGCAGAAGGAGTTGGCCGAGCAGCTTGGACTATCCACTGGCGAGAAGGAGAAGCTCCCCGGAG AGCCGGAGCCGGTGCAGGCGCAGACGAGCAAGACGGGAAAATACGTCCCACCGAGCCTGCGCGACGGCGCCAGCCGCCGCGGGGAGTCCATGCAGCCCAACCGCAGGG ctgaTGACAATGCCACCATCCGTGTCACCAACCTGTCGGAGGACACGCGGGAGACCGATCTCCAGGAGCTTTTCCGGCCGTTCGGTTCCATCTCCAGGATTTATTTGGCCAAGGACAAGACCACCGGGCAGTCCaag GGTTTCGCCTTCATCAGCTTCCACCGCCGCGAGGACGCGGCGCGGGCCATCGCCGGCGTCTCCGGTTTTGGCTACGACCACTTGATCCTCAACGTGGAATGGGCCAA ACCCTCCACCAACTGA